In Lascolabacillus massiliensis, a single genomic region encodes these proteins:
- the htpG gene encoding molecular chaperone HtpG, which produces MVQKGKIGVTTDNIFPIIKKFLYSDQEIFLREIVSNAVDATQKIKTLSDRGEFKGELGELSVRVTLNKEQKTVTISDRGIGMTAEEVDKYINQIALSSANEFLDKYKDDANAIIGHFGLGFYSSFMVSNRVEIISKSYKDEPAVKWTCDGSPEFTMQETEKDERGTDIVLHIDDEYKEFLEKERIESLLVKYCKFLPVPIIFGKKQDWKEGKLIDTEEDNIINDVNPLWRQKPAGLKDEDYIKFYRDLYPMSFNEEPMFSIHLNVDYPFNLTGILYFPKIKNNLDLQRNKIQLYSNQVYVTDSVEGIVPEFLTLLHGVIDSPDIPLNVSRSYLQGDNNVKKISSHITKKVADKLEELFKKERTQFQEKWDSLKLFIEYGMLTDDKFYDRAAKFSLLKNTEGEYFTFEEYKTLVSGSQTDKNGDIINLYCSNKQEQYSHIEAAKEKGYDVLLMDGQLDVHWVGLLEQKLEKTRFVRVDSDIIDHIIQKEDIKEIVLSDKQKETLTHTIKAQLPAIEKTEFTVDFKALGESSRPVQIVQNEFSRRMKEMAAMQQQMAFYGELPDTYQVVLNTQHPSIKSLIDASKEKDKELLLKEITEDGKIKQMIDLALLSGGMLKGEALSNFVKRSFDMIK; this is translated from the coding sequence ATGGTACAAAAAGGAAAGATTGGGGTTACTACTGACAATATATTCCCCATTATTAAAAAGTTTCTTTACAGTGACCAGGAAATATTCCTGCGAGAAATAGTTTCTAATGCAGTTGATGCGACACAGAAAATCAAAACACTTTCAGACAGAGGTGAATTTAAAGGAGAACTTGGAGAATTGTCAGTTCGAGTAACTCTAAATAAAGAGCAGAAAACAGTTACTATTTCCGATCGGGGTATAGGTATGACAGCTGAAGAAGTTGATAAGTATATCAATCAGATTGCATTATCATCAGCAAATGAGTTTCTCGATAAATATAAAGATGATGCAAACGCAATAATTGGTCATTTCGGTCTGGGTTTCTACTCCTCTTTTATGGTATCTAATAGAGTAGAGATAATTTCAAAATCATACAAAGATGAGCCTGCAGTTAAATGGACATGTGACGGTAGTCCTGAATTTACGATGCAGGAAACAGAAAAAGATGAAAGAGGAACTGACATTGTACTCCATATTGATGATGAATATAAAGAGTTTCTCGAAAAAGAAAGGATAGAATCATTACTCGTTAAATACTGTAAGTTTCTTCCCGTTCCAATTATTTTCGGCAAAAAACAGGATTGGAAAGAAGGAAAGCTTATAGATACAGAAGAAGATAATATTATCAACGATGTTAACCCTCTATGGCGTCAAAAACCTGCAGGACTAAAAGATGAGGACTACATTAAATTTTATAGGGATCTTTATCCCATGTCTTTTAATGAAGAACCAATGTTTTCGATTCATCTGAACGTAGACTACCCTTTTAATCTTACCGGAATACTCTATTTCCCTAAGATCAAGAATAACCTCGATCTACAACGAAATAAAATACAGCTATACAGCAATCAGGTATATGTAACAGATTCAGTAGAAGGTATCGTTCCGGAATTCCTTACACTACTGCATGGAGTTATTGATTCACCTGACATCCCGTTAAATGTTTCGAGATCATATTTGCAAGGAGATAACAACGTAAAAAAGATTTCAAGCCATATAACAAAAAAAGTTGCCGATAAACTTGAAGAGTTATTTAAAAAAGAACGTACTCAGTTTCAGGAAAAATGGGATAGCCTTAAGCTATTTATTGAGTACGGTATGCTTACTGATGATAAATTCTATGATAGGGCTGCTAAGTTTTCGTTATTAAAGAACACTGAAGGTGAATACTTTACATTCGAAGAATATAAAACTCTTGTTTCTGGTAGTCAGACCGACAAGAATGGCGACATTATTAATCTATACTGCAGCAATAAACAGGAACAGTATTCACATATAGAGGCAGCCAAAGAGAAAGGTTACGATGTACTTTTGATGGATGGTCAGCTTGATGTTCACTGGGTAGGTCTGCTTGAACAGAAACTTGAAAAAACTCGCTTTGTTAGAGTTGATAGTGATATTATCGACCATATCATACAGAAAGAAGACATCAAAGAGATTGTACTATCAGATAAACAAAAAGAAACACTTACCCATACTATAAAAGCTCAACTTCCTGCAATCGAAAAAACTGAGTTCACTGTTGATTTCAAGGCATTGGGAGAGAGTTCCAGACCTGTACAAATCGTTCAAAATGAATTTTCACGAAGGATGAAAGAGATGGCTGCCATGCAGCAACAAATGGCCTTCTATGGTGAATTACCTGACACTTATCAGGTTGTACTGAACACACAGCATCCGAGTATTAAATCATTAATAGATGCAAGTAAAGAAAAAGACAAAGAGCTGCTTTTAAAAGAGATTACAGAGGATGGAAAAATAAAACAGATGATAGATCTTGCACTTCTTTCGGGAGGTATGCTTAAGGGTGAAGCATTGAGCAATTTTGTGAAACGCAGTTTTGATATGATCAAATAA
- a CDS encoding RNA polymerase sigma factor, with protein sequence MKTKVAFEKQLLGLQDNMFNFALTLTADREEAKDLLQETTLRVLDNREKYYENVNFKGWVFTIMHNIFVNNYRKIVRSQTIIDKTENLYHLNLPQDSGFDTPDGAYTIKEINKAINSFTDEYKVPFSMHVSGYKYEEIANHLDLPIGTVKSRIFFARKRLKEMLKDFRFYSE encoded by the coding sequence ATGAAGACTAAAGTCGCTTTCGAAAAACAGCTATTAGGATTGCAGGATAATATGTTTAACTTCGCCCTGACACTTACAGCTGATAGAGAAGAAGCCAAAGATTTATTACAGGAAACTACGCTTCGAGTATTAGACAATAGAGAAAAATATTACGAAAATGTAAATTTCAAAGGCTGGGTTTTCACAATTATGCATAATATATTCGTTAATAATTATCGTAAAATTGTTAGAAGTCAGACTATAATAGATAAAACAGAAAATTTATATCATCTCAACCTCCCTCAGGATTCAGGATTTGATACACCAGACGGGGCATACACTATAAAAGAAATAAATAAAGCAATAAACAGTTTTACTGATGAGTATAAAGTTCCCTTTTCGATGCATGTTTCAGGTTATAAATATGAAGAGATAGCTAATCATCTGGATTTGCCAATTGGAACAGTTAAAAGCCGAATCTTCTTTGCACGTAAAAGATTAAAGGAAATGCTTAAAGATTTTAGATTTTACTCAGAATAA